Proteins encoded together in one Pongo abelii isolate AG06213 chromosome 8, NHGRI_mPonAbe1-v2.0_pri, whole genome shotgun sequence window:
- the LOC100433557 gene encoding annexin A8 isoform X2, with protein sequence MKGIGTNEQAIIDVLTKRSNAQRQQIAKSFKAQFGKDLTETLKSELSGKFERLIVALMYPPYRYEAKELHDAMKGLGTKEGVIIEILASRTKNQLQEIMKAYEEDYGSSLEEDIQADTSGYLERILVCLLQGSRDDVSSFVDPGLALQDAQDLYAAGEKIRGTDEMKFITILCTRSATHLLRVFEEYEKIANKSIEDSIKSETHGSLEEAMLTVVKCTQNLHSYFAERLYYAMKGAGTRDGTLIRNIVSRSEIDLNLIKCHFKKMYGKTLSSMIMEDTSGDYKNALLSLVGSDP encoded by the exons ATGAAGGGGATCG GGACCAACGAGCAGGCTATCATCGATGTGCTCACCAAGAGAAGCAACGCGCAGCGGCAGCAGATCGCCAAGTCCTTCAAGGCTCAGTTCGGCAAG GACCTCACTGAGACCTTGAAGTCGGAGCTCAGTGGCAAGTTTGAGAGGCTCATTGTGGCCCTTATGTACCCGCCATACAGATACGAAGCCAAGGAGCTGCATGACGCCATGAAG GGCTTAGGAACCAAGGAGGGCGTCATCATTGAGATCCTGGCCTCTCGGACCAAGAACCAGCTGCAGGAGATAATGAAGGCATATGAGGAAG ACTACGGGTCCAGCCTGGAGGAGGACATCCAAGCAGACACAAGTGGCTACCTGGAGAGGATCCTGGTGTGCCTCCTTCAG GGCAGCAGGGATGATGTGAGCAGCTTTGTGGACCCGGGACTGGCCCTCCAAGACGCACAG GATCTGTATGCGGCAGGCGAGAAGATTCGTGGGACTGATGAGATGAAATTCATCACCATCCTGTGCACGCGCAGTGCCACTCACCTGCTGAGAG TGTTTGAAGAGTATGAGAAAATTGCCAACAAGAGCATTGAGGACAGCATCAAGAGTGAGACCCACGGCTCGCTGGAGGAGGCCATGCTAACTGTGG TGAAATGCACCCAAAACCTCCACAGCTACTTTGCAGAGAGACTCTACTATGCCATGAAG GGAGCAGGGACGCGCGATGGGACCCTGATAAGAAACATCGTTTCAAGGAGCGAGATTGACTTAAATCTTATCAAGTGTCATTTCAAGAAGATGTACGGCAAGACCCTCAGCAGCATGATCATG GAAGACACCAGCGGCGACTACAAGAACGCTCTGCTGAGCCTGGTGGGCAGCGACCCCTGA
- the LOC100433557 gene encoding annexin A8 isoform X1 has protein sequence MAWWKAWIEQEGVTVKSSSHFNPDPDAETLYKAMKGIGTNEQAIIDVLTKRSNAQRQQIAKSFKAQFGKDLTETLKSELSGKFERLIVALMYPPYRYEAKELHDAMKGLGTKEGVIIEILASRTKNQLQEIMKAYEEDYGSSLEEDIQADTSGYLERILVCLLQGSRDDVSSFVDPGLALQDAQDLYAAGEKIRGTDEMKFITILCTRSATHLLRVFEEYEKIANKSIEDSIKSETHGSLEEAMLTVVKCTQNLHSYFAERLYYAMKGAGTRDGTLIRNIVSRSEIDLNLIKCHFKKMYGKTLSSMIMEDTSGDYKNALLSLVGSDP, from the exons ATTGAACAGGAGGGTGTCACAGTGAAGAGCAGCTCCCACTTCAACCCAGACCCTGATGCAGAGACCCTCTACAAAGCCATGAAGGGGATCG GGACCAACGAGCAGGCTATCATCGATGTGCTCACCAAGAGAAGCAACGCGCAGCGGCAGCAGATCGCCAAGTCCTTCAAGGCTCAGTTCGGCAAG GACCTCACTGAGACCTTGAAGTCGGAGCTCAGTGGCAAGTTTGAGAGGCTCATTGTGGCCCTTATGTACCCGCCATACAGATACGAAGCCAAGGAGCTGCATGACGCCATGAAG GGCTTAGGAACCAAGGAGGGCGTCATCATTGAGATCCTGGCCTCTCGGACCAAGAACCAGCTGCAGGAGATAATGAAGGCATATGAGGAAG ACTACGGGTCCAGCCTGGAGGAGGACATCCAAGCAGACACAAGTGGCTACCTGGAGAGGATCCTGGTGTGCCTCCTTCAG GGCAGCAGGGATGATGTGAGCAGCTTTGTGGACCCGGGACTGGCCCTCCAAGACGCACAG GATCTGTATGCGGCAGGCGAGAAGATTCGTGGGACTGATGAGATGAAATTCATCACCATCCTGTGCACGCGCAGTGCCACTCACCTGCTGAGAG TGTTTGAAGAGTATGAGAAAATTGCCAACAAGAGCATTGAGGACAGCATCAAGAGTGAGACCCACGGCTCGCTGGAGGAGGCCATGCTAACTGTGG TGAAATGCACCCAAAACCTCCACAGCTACTTTGCAGAGAGACTCTACTATGCCATGAAG GGAGCAGGGACGCGCGATGGGACCCTGATAAGAAACATCGTTTCAAGGAGCGAGATTGACTTAAATCTTATCAAGTGTCATTTCAAGAAGATGTACGGCAAGACCCTCAGCAGCATGATCATG GAAGACACCAGCGGCGACTACAAGAACGCTCTGCTGAGCCTGGTGGGCAGCGACCCCTGA